From one Lotus japonicus ecotype B-129 chromosome 3, LjGifu_v1.2 genomic stretch:
- the LOC130744295 gene encoding secreted RxLR effector protein 161-like yields the protein MSTPMYPNTVLDKNDESSPVDPTSYRGMIGSLLYLTSSRPDIMFSVCLCARFQVNPQQSHLSAVKRIFRYLIDTANLGLLYEKGSDFRLRGYCDVDYAGDIVERKSTSGGCHFLGNCLVSWSSKRQSTISLSTAEAEYVAASSCCTQLLWIKHQLEDYNIHENHIPLLCDNTSAINIAKNPVQHSRTKHIEINHHFIRDLVGKGHIDMSYVHTEDQLADILTKPLQEGRFSDLRERINMQYA from the coding sequence ATGAGTACTCCTATGTACCCAAACACTGTTCTAGACAAGAATGATGAAAGCTCACCGGTCGATCCAACATCGTACCGAGGGATGATAGGATCTCTACTGTACCTTACTTCAAGCAGGCCTGACATCATGTTCAGTGTTTGCCTATGTGCCAGATTCCAGGTAAATCCTCAACAATCTCATCTCAGTGCAGTTAAACGAATATTTAGATACCTAATAGatactgctaatcttggtctgTTATATGAGAAAGGTAGTGATTTCAGGCTTAGAGGATACtgtgatgttgattatgctggagatataGTAGAACGaaaaagcactagtggaggatgtcatTTTCTAGGAAACTGTTTAGTTTCTTGGTCTAGCAAAAGGCAAAGCACCATATCCctatccactgctgaagctgagtACGTAGCAGCGAGTTCTTGTTGCACTCAACTTCTATGGATCAAGCATCAACTTGAAGActacaacattcatgaaaatCACATACCTTTGTTATGTGACAATACAAGTGCTATAAATATTGCGAAAAATCCAGTTCAACactcaagaacaaagcacattgagattaATCATCATTTCATCAGAGATCTAGTTGGGAAAGGACATATTGATATGTCTTATGTTCATactgaagatcaacttgctgacattTTGACTAAACCCCTACAGGAAGGCAGATTCTCTGACCTAAGAGAAAGAATCAATATGCAATATGCATGA